The Astatotilapia calliptera chromosome 4, fAstCal1.2, whole genome shotgun sequence genome segment gtgttcttacccactctgacactctgtctacggttagtgaggaagtccacaatccagttgcacagagaggagttaagtcccagttggtggagtttgggacggagtttgtatggccggatggtattaaaagccgagctgtagtctacaaagaggagccgtgcataggtgttcctgtgttccaagtgcttcagtaatgtgtgcagcactgtggcgatcgcatcctcggttgaccggttctccctgtatgcaaactggtgcgagtccagggatggtggaaaagcagctctgatgtgtttaatgaccagtctctccaggcatttggcgggaatgggggtgagtgccacaggtctgaaatcgttcagacatgtgacatttgactgttttgggatgggaacgatggttgctgctttgaaacaggatggtaccagtgaacaggacaacgaggtgttatatatagaggtgaagacgtccgccaggtccgcagcacagtcttttagcacccggcccagcactccatccggcccggccgccttcctggtgttaatgctccggaacacacgcctcagctcatgagtgctcaggaccggagcagggtcggttgaggggagaggggacaggacagggtcggtgttctccctatcaaaacgggcataaaagagatttagatcctcagccagagtagaactgtcggctgagggtgatggtgttcttcttttgtagtccgtgatagccctgatgccctcccagacctgccttgggtttgtgttgttctcaaacctggcctcgatacgcctcctgtactgctgcttggcagtcttgatgcctcttctcaggttggccctggcagcactgtatgcctcctggtccccggatttgaaagcgttgttccttgttcgaataagttgttgaactccgtgtgtcatccagggtggattattagggaacacacggaatcgtttccaagttgttacattgtccacacagaaacagatgtagtccaagacagtggaggtgtaactgtccaatgcgacacgattgtcagtgtcctgcaccttgaatacatcccagtctgtgcagtggaaacagtcctgaagcatcggaatagcgtcctgcggccatgttctcacggttttggttgtaatcccagtgctcttgatcttttgtgtgtatattgggtgtagcagaagggagagatggtctgacagacccaggtggggataagcctgggctctgtacgcattcgccatgttggtgtacacctggtccaacgttctatctcctctggtagcacacttcacattacggtggaaattgtgaagtacagatttcaggtccgcgtggttaaaatccccagccgcaataaagacactgtccgggtgtgctaccaggctgttattgatgctgctgctcaattgtgctaacgctagcttagcattagcatctggtggaatgtaaacagcgcagatgtaaacggcagaaaattcccgagggagatagaatgGACGGCACTTTAACACCAACAGTTCTACCTCTGTACTGCACAGTCTTTCCGTTACCGTGACGTTCGTGCACCAAAAGTTGTTAATATAGATGCACAGCCCCCCGCCAGTCTTCTTACCCGAGTCCGCAGACCTGTCGGCTCGATAGGCGGTGCGGCCTGCTAGATCAATAGCCGCATCGGGAATGGCGCTGTCcagccaggtttcagtgaaaatcatgCACGAACAGTTATTAAAAGTCCGTCGAGTGGCGATCTGCAGTCGTATCTCATCCAGTTTGTAACGGATTGAACGGGCGTTGGAGAGGAATATGATCGGGAGTGGTGGTTTAAACGGACTAGTCTTTAGCCGTGCCCACAGGCCTCCCCGCCTGCCTCTCTTCTGCCTCCGCTCGCAACGtctgtgagaggacagagtgcagtgcgatggagactgcatcctctgtgctcctgttctggcggtatgcgaattggtgggggtccagggtgggggggagacaggatttgaagtgtgctaggaccagctgctctaagcacttagtgatgatgggggtgagtgctactgggcggtaatcattgaggcaagatgggttggagtttttgggtatcgggacgatggaggtggatttgaagcaggctggtaccacagcgtgggccaaggacaggttgaatatgtctgtgagcactcctgcaagctccccagaacacgctctgagaacacgcctggggatgccatcaggacctgcagccttgtggacattgatcctgctcagcaccgctcctacatcggtgggggagagagtcagaggttggtggtctggcgtcacgtctgctttggttgtggttgtggggttccctcgctcaaaacgagcataaaagttgttgagctcgttgaggaaggagacatcagaggatgcggaggagggtttggtggtcctgtagtctgtgatggtctggagtccttgccacatgtgtcgggggttggagttggagaagtgttcttctaccttctttttgtaatggtgtttggcttttttgatgcccttctttagattagccctggctgtactgtaggcgtgtgcatctcctgacctaaaggcagtgttgcgggccttcaggaggagacgaacatcccggttcatccaaggcttctggttggggtacatggtgatccgtttctgggtggtgacactgtctgtggttttggagatgtaatccagtacagatgaggcgtactggtccaggtctgtgtgggtgaacatattccagtctgtgtttttaaatctgtcctggagcactgcgtctgtcccctctggccacactttaattgtcctcacagcaggtttcacacgttggatgagtggtgaataccgaggtgtgaggaacatggagagatggtccgattgtccaatgtgggggaggggtgtggctttgtaggctccagccaggttggaatacacatggtctaaagtcttgtctcctctggtgtggcaggagacatgttggtggaatctggggaggactgtctttaagttggtgtggttgaagtcgccagcaacaataaaagcagcctcggggtgtttattctggtgtttgttaatggctgcagaaagttctttcatggccaacctagcattagcgtcgggggggatatacacggcagtgagtatgatAGAGGTCTAGAGAATCTAGACCAGGCTAAAAGTTTATTATCTTAGGACGGTCTAAGTCATCTGGATGTAAAGTGACTTTAATGTGCATTTCGGCTCCGGAGCCTAATAAAGCTCTTTCCTGGCAGGTGTTGGTGGGTCGAGCAGTCTGACGGAGGAACgtagtcggccatcttggaaagaagaaaatgttttcttcacaCACGGTGAGAAAAACATCGTTTTTATAAATCATGAGTCCGAACATTTTACAGACTTTTATACGTGAAATTGTTCGTAGTTTATAAACACATCTGGAAGTGCCGTGCAAACCAAGGCCGAGCTGCTTTTAGGAAACGTGAAAAGTCTATCAGTACAACTTTCATGAATGATCAtcatttattgtcattataTCATTATGATTATTGTTAACTACCACCCTTTAGtaattatttacagttttccaGAACATGAGAAACTAAATGCatgttaagaaaagaaaatagtaaaTGGAAAGACGAAGGCTTCAACCTCTTAGACCTTTCCTTatttccaacacagctgatttaaatggttaaatgacTTCCAGTTCTCCTGCTAACGAACTAATcaattgattcaggtgtgctgacccagggtaagatctaaaacctgcaggacaccggccctcgaggcctggagttcgacacccctggtctTACACCAAGGACTAAATGGTTCATTTTTGGCTCGCTGCACTGTAACAGGGACGGGGTGATTTGCAGAGCACTTTGTAAATGAGGACTGTGTGCAAGAGGTGCAAGTGCACGGGTGAAGTCGCACTGTCCCCTCTGCATTTGATTGTCCCTCGTTGGGTCGGGCGTAAAGACTGAGCAGGGCAATCAGCTGGTAGAACCGATGTCCACTAGATGCAATCAGCGATGCActtgtttaaatgtattttatgcaaTAATACAGTGTCAGAGTCAGAGAGAGGCCGGCACGACAAAACAAGATTTAACTCAAACACTTATTAAGCTTCTGACTccctgcctgtgtctttgttgcTGTAGGAACAAGACGCCAAAGAGAGCCCAACACCTCAGTGCTCTCAGTTGGCTGAAGATGCTCACTCAAGTGCAAACTTACTTGAGCACTATAGGTGTGATCAGTGTAACAAGAAGTTTCATGCCCCGTGTCACCTCAGAAGACACCAGCGCATCCACAGTGGGGAAAAGCCCTTCAGTTGTGACCAGTGTGGAAAGACTTTTACTCGGAAAAGcaacttaaaaacacatcaccTCAGCCACAGCGGCGTCAAACCATACATGTGCCACCAGTGTGGAAAGACATTTAGTTTGATGGGCAACTTGAGAACTCATCAGCGCCTGCACAGAGGAGTCAAACCATACGCATGTAGCCAGTGTGGGAAGGCTTTTACTCAGATGGGCCACTTACAAACCCATAAGATGGTCCACAGCGGAGAAAAACCCCACATATGTGAGGAGTGCGGAAAGACATTTAGTTTGATGAGCAGCTTGAGAACTCATCAGCGCCTGCACAGAGGAGTCAAACCATACGCATGTAGCCAGTGTGAGAAGGCTTTTGCTCAGATGAGCTACTTAAAAATCCATGAGATGGTCCACAGCGGAGAAAAACCCCACACATGTGAGGAGTGCGGAAAGGCTTTTAATCATCAGAGCAACTTAAAGAGACATAAACtggtccacagtggagttaaagcacacAAGTGTGACCAGTGTGGGAGGGCTTTTGCTTTGAAGTCGAGCTTGGAGACACACAAGCTGGTGCCGCATGTGACCTTTCTGGGAAAGCCTCCAGCCAGCGACCCCAGAAACATGCCAACAGACGCTGATACGTGATCGGTGCAGCAGTTCAGTTTACACAAACTCGAGCTTAAGTCAACTCTACGCTTACTGACCATGGACACGCACCAGTGCGACCAGTGTGACAAAGCCTAGAACCAGTTTAGAGGTAATTCAgtcagtttttttaaacaagctaaTGTGTATATAAAAGATTTGTTACTGGTAATACAGCAAAActttattgtagtttttaaagTTCAAGTTAAACCATGTGAAATAAGTTGGATAATACACGGTGTTACATATGGGACACAAACGCAGCGTTTTGGGACAACATGGTTTCTGTTGGGTTTACACAAACTGTAAAGATGTTATTAACGATGTTATTACGATGTTATTACGATGTTATTACGATGTTATTACGATGTTATTACGATGTTATTACGATGTTATTACGGTCAATGTTAGCTCTACATGGGTGttagatttcaaaataaaatccttttAAACGATCGTCTCGTTTCATTTATCACCAGCAGAACAGTCTCCAACAGTGTCCAACTTTATGGCTCATAATGGGCAAAGACGCGGCTACAACTTTGATGCTAATCTGAAGTGAATAAAACTATAATAGGACATGAAATGCATTTAGATCTGTACATATGCTGTAATGATCACATGATGTGGCGCCATCCTTTCTGAAATTAAACCGACAACAGATTTGTTGTCTGGGGCATTTAACACAAACTGATTTGAATAAAACGACATCATGAATGCAAAAAACGATGCAGCtgcattcatattcatatttccTCCTCGGTTCCAACTATTAATACAGAAATGCAATGCATCATTCTTTTCTTGAAATTTAAACACAGGTTTATAAACGGTCTCAGCAGTTCTTAAGTACATTTAGTAAAACAGGTAAACACTTACTAAAACACAGTCATTGTGTCCTTACATGCTGTCGTTTTAGCAGACTCTCAAACCAGTTTCAGTCCAGTAGTGTCCGTATCACTGCCGCCCAAAACCAGTATCACGAGCTCAGTGTGTCACATGGCCTTGCTTGACCAGATGGTGCTATTCAAAATGTTGCCAGAAGGGATAATGAGCATCACTCTCATGCCAACAGTTATGGCAAAGATTTTATTCTGCACGTTTGATCTGACACACGACTGGTTATCCATCAAAGTTCAACACTTTTAAGTCCACAACTTTCCACACTCTGATAAGCACATCCCAGCGGTGACCGCCCCGCCGGTTCCCAGACTGCAGCCTTGGCGTTCGCTCTGGGGCTTATTTTTAGCTACACACATGGCACTTTTCCATTTTATCATTCTTTATTAAACATCTTACAAAGAAGTATTTAACTTTAATTAGTTTTACCAGAGTGTGCATGTTTATGGATGTTAGAGAAAAATACAAGGTGCAGATACTGCACATCTGCAGTCCCCAACAGGTCACATGTGCATATAACCAAAAgtcaaatacagaaaataatcaTGCTGTGTTGGCCCTAGTGCAACTCTCTGTTGGTCTTTGGTTTAAACTGCAAGAAGAGTGGCTACAAATCTGTGGTTAAGCTGCACTTCCTGCTGTTTCTCCCTCTGTACTCGTTGCTCTTTAGGTCAGTATGTGGTAGTTTTCCATGTCCCAGTGGAGATTTCCTCTCGTGCAAGctttcctcacacacacactgagccctCATCCTTTCTACACAAAATCCTCTTCGTTTGTCTACTTCATAAACAAGACTAATAGTCAGCAAACATCTTGGCTTCACTTGGATTCTCAAGTTTAAAATACATGGAAAGTTTGGGAAACTATGGTTTACCCTGACGGGAGCATGAATGTGGACAGCAGCGGTGGCACCGAAATTTATTCAGTATTTGCTGAGGCATCAGATTCTCGACAGCTGGCAGTAAAGAAAGAGTCAGGAGGCTGGGTGTAGTGGACACCGTATATGTCTAAGCACCGACCTGGCAGATCTGATTACAATGTTAAAAACATAGAGCTTAACCCTCATCAGTAACATGACAACTGTAACATGCTGTAAGTATGAGCACTTTTATGAAACTTCACTAAAGTGTATTATTGTGTTGTCAAGCTTGAATGCATTGTAAGTGAATGGGTTCTGTTTGTTCAGCTACAACTGGGAAGAAAAACTTTCTGACCAATAAGGTGGAGACGGTGGCATACTTGTGTTGTATCAGCCTATCGGAAGGTTTTTGAAGGTCTGATTTCAAGATATAACACTGGGACAGATGATAGTTTAACAAGGCTGTAGCAATATTACTGTTGTTATTGCTAATGACTGTTACGTGTCTCTGCTGGAGCAGACCTAGAGTAGATATTATGTTTTGTCTGTCCCTGCTCTCATGAACAAGGCATCTTTCAAACTGCTTGAAGGAATTTCTTCAGTTTCCGTAAGGATTTTGCCAAAGTTTAAGGTCATCCCAACACTGCGACACTCATTCTGAGTTCATTTGTGAAGTGTGACAGAACTTCACACAAATGCCAAACAGGACAACAGCAAGTTAAAACAATGCtgaagtgtttttattgtatgacGAGCAGAAAAGAATTTGAGGTTGC includes the following:
- the LOC113021458 gene encoding gastrula zinc finger protein XlCGF7.1-like isoform X1, with translation MFSSHTEQDAKESPTPQCSQLAEDAHSSANLLEHYRCDQCNKKFHAPCHLRRHQRIHSGEKPFSCDQCGKTFTRKSNLKTHHLSHSGVKPYMCHQCGKTFSLMGNLRTHQRLHRGVKPYACSQCGKAFTQMGHLQTHKMVHSGEKPHICEECGKTFSLMSSLRTHQRLHRGVKPYACSQCEKAFAQMSYLKIHEMVHSGEKPHTCEECGKAFNHQSNLKRHKLVHSGVKAHKCDQCGRAFALKSSLETHKLVPHVTFLGKPPASDPRNMPTDADT
- the LOC113021458 gene encoding zinc finger protein 239-like isoform X3, whose protein sequence is MAYLQMGQTDPGGECSQEAEDARPTTSGDESHTCDQCERTFATKSRLTVHKRIHADVKLYRCDECGTSFCRSSSLKRHRVIHSGLRPYTCEQCGKTFNQMSILERHQRIHSGEKPFSCDQCGKTFTRKSNLKTHHLSHSGVKPYMCHQCGKTFSLMGNLRTHQRLHRGVKPYACSQCGKAFTQMGHLQTHKMVHSGEKPHICEECGKTFSLMSSLRTHQRLHRGVKPYACSQCEKAFAQMSYLKIHEMVHSGEKPHTCEECGKAFNHQSNLKRHKLVHSGVKAHKCDQCGRAFALKSSLETHKLVPHVTFLGKPPASDPRNMPTDADT